One Salmo salar chromosome ssa01, Ssal_v3.1, whole genome shotgun sequence DNA window includes the following coding sequences:
- the LOC106609151 gene encoding calpain-3, whose protein sequence is MLVSLMQKPDKRNRRLVKSVHMGINIFEVPAQFKGQRGKFPASFFKTNAPVAQTKNFLNARTVMLLCRLKPGEYLIVPSSFKPNETASFILSILSKAETHIHENSNDQDMEETPKLTPTDNREDMGNKRTLFREYSDQFEEVDAEQLQRSLDENLLQGYAKKTPGFSLESCRSMVALMDTSITGRLNSDEFLRLWRKVTMYKDIFFCSDVDHSGMLSSSQLRNAIMASGIRLSDNLLNLIALRYGGSSGNISLESFLSLVLRMDRMAKIFRELNNGGAISLRDNEWMYITMYA, encoded by the exons ATGCTTGTGTCTCTGATGCAGAAGCCAGACAAGAGAAACCGACGCCTGGTCAAAAGTGTCCACATGGGCATCAACATCTTCGAG GTACCTGCCCAA TTCAAAGGACAGAGGGGGAAGTTTCCTGCCTCCTTCTTCAAAACCAATGCACCTGTCGCCCAAACCAAGAACTTCCTGAATGCTCGAACAGTGATGCTCTTATGCAGGCTGAAACCTGGCGAATACCTGATCGTGCCATCATCCTTCAAACCCAATGAAACCGCTTCCTTCATCCTGTCCATCCTCTCCAAGGCGGAGACGCACATCCA TGAAAATTCCAATGACCAAGATATGGAGGAAACCCCAAAG CTCACACCTACTGACAATAGAGAAGATATGGGCAACAAACGAACTCTATTTCGGGAATATTCTGATCAG TTTGAGGAGGTGGATGCTGAACAGCTTCAGAGAAGTCTGGATGAAAATCTCCTCCAAG GATATGCAAAGAAAACACCAGGCTTCAGCTTGGAGTCCTGTCGAAGCATGGTGGCCCTAATGGAT ACATCAATCACTGGAAGACTGAACAGTGATGAATTTCTACGTCTATGGAGAAAAGTTACCATGTACAAG GATATCTTCTTCTGTTCAGATGTGGACCATTCTGGAATGTTGTCATCGAGTCAACTGAGAAACGCAATCATGGCTTCAG gGATCAGGCTGAGTGATAACCTGTTGAACCTGATTGCTCTGCGCTACGGTGGATCTTCTGGAAACATCAGCCTGGAGAGTTTCCTTAGCCTCGTCCTGCGCATGGATCGCATGGCCA AAATATTCAGAGAACTCAATAATGGAGGGGCCATATCTCTTCGAGACAATGAG TGGATGTACATCACTATGTATGCATAA